The genomic region TGCTCCGCTTTTTGCTTTCTAACCTCCGATTCTGGATGGACGTATACATGTTTGATGGCTTCAGGTTCGATGGTGTCACCAGCATGATGTATAAACATCATGGTATCGGTACAGGTTTCTCAGGTGAATTCTTTCCATTTGTTCAGTTGACGTTGCTGATCGCTTTTGCCATGATTCAGGAGGATATCATGAATACTTCGGCGATTCTGTGGATCTTGAAGCCATGGTATATCTCATGCTGGTGTGTCTTGATCACAAATTTATAAGTCATAACGCCTTATGCTTACTTTACCAGGCAAATGCCATGCTGCACGAGAATTATCCTCGTGTTGTCACTATAGCAGAGGACGTCTCTGGGATGCCCACGCTTTGCCGTCCAGTTTCAGAGGGTGGTGTTGGATTTGATTATCGACTTTCCATGGCCATCCCTGACATGTGGATCAAGCTTCTCAAAGAACACACGGATGACCAATGGGAGATGGGCCACATTGTCCACAACCTTACTAATCGAAGACACTTGGAGAAGAGTGTTGCATACGCTGAAAGTCATGATCAAGCTTTGGTTGGGGACAAGACTTTAGCCTTCTGGTTGATGGATAAGGAGATGTGTAGGTCATATCCCGTTCAATTTATAACCATATCCACGATATGCTTACGTCGACGTACTAGATGACTTTATGTCTGATCTTACCCCTTTGACTCCGATTATCGACAGGGGTTTAGCTCTTCATAAAATGATAAGGTAAAGGGCACTTCTTCGGTTTTCCTATAGGAGGAGCTAACGGCCTGTTTACGAAGATTCATTGTCCACACACTTGGAGGAGAGGCGTATCTCAATTTTGAAGGGAATGAATTCGGACATCCTGAGTGAGCGCAGGATCTGGTTTTCGCATGTTCGCTATTGTTGACGCCTCTCAAACAGATGGATGGATTTCCCGCGAGAGGGTAACGGCAACTCTTTTGCCCACGCTCGTCGCCAGTTCAACCTTGTGGATGACAAGTTGTTGCGTTACAAATATCTCTATGAGTTTGACGTGGCTATGAACTGGCTGGAAGACAAGTACAAGTGGCTCAACGCCCCTCAAGTATgttcctttccttctgaATGGTCTGTCTGGTATCTGAGCTGACTATGTGGTTTCTGTAAAGGCTTATGTTTCCCTTAAACATGAAGGAGACAAGGTGATTGTGTTTGAAAGAGCCGGTCTGGTGTTCATTTTCAACTGTAAGcatctccctcttcatGTTGGATGCCAATATATTGACATGTCAAAGTCCATCCGACCGAATCATTCACCGACTACCGAGTTGGCGTTGATACCGCAGGAGAGTACAAGGTCATCTTGACAAGTGACGAAACCAGATTTGGCGGACACAACCGCATTGATATGGGTGGGAGGTATTTCACAACACCCATGGAATGGCATGGGCGAAAGAACTGGCTTCAAGTCTACACGCCTTCGAGGACTGTCCTAGTCCTCGGGCTTTAGTCGGGCTCGAGCCAGGAACTATTATCACAGAGTATAGTTATCTATATGATACCGAAGTTTGGAAACAATGCAATGTCTTTATCTCTGCGATCCCCGAGATCCTGGAAGTCGAGCGGAATTGCGCGATAAGTCGAGAGGATTCTTGTcatgaaagagaaagaggcatCCATTGTAAACCAGTAGTAGCGTGTCAAATTCGTGATACTTCTTCGACGATCGTAGGACTCTACACACTACTCGTTTCTTCATGCGCCGTCATGCCCCTCAATCAGATAAGCGTACGTGAGCTCTAGCAGCACCGAGATTGCAAGATTTAGGAAGCCAAGAAAATAAGGAGGTAGCACTAAGTGTCCCAAGATAAGCAGAAGAAATAAGCAGGTGCCTTCACTTTTGTATTGGCTGTTGTCTGGGTTGATGAAAATAGCTCAGTCACTGAGGAATCAGGAAGCAACAACTGATTAGTATGTTGATTCGCAATAATTTAGGGGGCGAATCTTTGCTCAAACCATCTTCCTGCCTTTTAGATTTTAGTCTATGGGTCCAATACAAATCATCAACTGAGTAAAAATGTATCATACaacattattattatacAAAAATGTATTTACAATTCTATATGACCATGGACAAGAAACGCTTTAAAAGATCATCCTGATCATCAAGATATTTCTACAAATACAGCTATAATCGGTTTTGccagagagaagatgactCTGTTATTGATTGTTTGTACAAATTTTCATCAACTTGGAAGGTCGTCTACAATAGAGCCAATTGGCAGTCACCAGCTGTTAATTTTTAACAATACATATGGAAAAGGTAACTTACAACTTGGGGTAGATAAGCACTAGCACTTAGATCCAAGATCCAAAAATCGTCGAAGACTGTTTCTCCATTATAACCTCCGGACAGAAAAATCCGGGAATCATGTAATAAAGCTACATGATATCCCCTACCGGAGGGGAAAAGGCCCTGAGGCAATTTCACTTCCCATTGCAAAGTCACTGAAGAGACGGCAGGCGTAGCGTAAGCAGCACGTACACGATGATGGTAATGTAGAGACACTGTAAAAAGGTATCTTACCCAAGTTAAAGAGTAGGACATCTTGGGCATAGGCCTGCCCGTTATGACCTCCAATAACAAATAGGTATGACCCTACTTGTGTAGATGTATGTGAGAGACGGTTGTGTTTGATGTCAGTGTTGATGAAAGTCCAAACGCAAGTCTCTGGAAGGTCGGTCTGAGCTTGATGCTCCGATACTAGTTTGCCTGCACTCACTGAGATTCAGAACATGGACATCGGCGAAACTAGCATGGCCGTCACTGCCTCCAAAAACAACCATCTTATCACCTATGAGATTCGCAGTGTGATATCCTTTTTTTTGAGGGATATCGCCTTTAGTCTTCCATTCAGTCCAAGTCAAGGCATTAGGATCCGAGACGTCCAAGGCCCAGACGTCATTCAAAGCTGCCTGACCATTGCCACCTCCAAAGACTATCAGATAGTGCTGGTAGAGGACTGTGCTATGGGCACGCCTCGGAGGAGGTAAGGGTAGATCCGGGCTGAATGATGGTCGAGAGAAGCGATGGGTAGCTTGACGTCAGCAAAAATCGCCTGGTAATTAACTTACTCGTATCCAAAATCCAGACATCGTTACTGTATGAAGGCCCATC from Cryptococcus decagattii chromosome 3, complete sequence harbors:
- a CDS encoding 1,4-alpha-glucan-branching enzyme — translated: MAATSVSDGTGVLKIDPWLEPFSGALRERYAAYQKQRAIIEEHEGGLAEFSMGYKSMGFQVDKNGGVRYREWAPNATEARLIGEFNNWSHTANPMTKSPFGVWECYVPPVTPGVCPIPHDSMVKISMTIPGGQSIDRIPTWITRVTQDLNISPVYDGRFWNPPKNQQYQFKHGHSTRPVEGLKIYEAHVGISSPNMRVTTYKEFEVDVLPKIKELGYNCIQMMAIMEHAYYASFGYQVTNFFAASSRYGTPEELKSLVDKAHEMGLTVLLDVVHSHASKNILDGINMYDGSDHLYFHEGGRGRHDQWDSRLFNYGHHEVLRFLLSNLRFWMDVYMFDGFRFDGVTSMMYKHHGIGTGFSGGYHEYFGDSVDLEAMVYLMLANAMLHENYPRVVTIAEDVSGMPTLCRPVSEGGVGFDYRLSMAIPDMWIKLLKEHTDDQWEMGHIVHNLTNRRHLEKSVAYAESHDQALVGDKTLAFWLMDKEMYDFMSDLTPLTPIIDRGLALHKMIRFIVHTLGGEAYLNFEGNEFGHPEWMDFPREGNGNSFAHARRQFNLVDDKLLRYKYLYEFDVAMNWLEDKYKWLNAPQAYVSLKHEGDKVIVFERAGLVFIFNFHPTESFTDYRVGVDTAGEYKVILTSDETRFGGHNRIDMGGRYFTTPMEWHGRKNWLQVYTPSRTVLVLGL